From a region of the Panicum virgatum strain AP13 chromosome 2K, P.virgatum_v5, whole genome shotgun sequence genome:
- the LOC120677813 gene encoding chaperone protein dnaJ 20, chloroplastic-like, protein MNTAGTIVPMARFPSRRINTTAAVGRRSWCKGMAAAAAAAAAAGTTASARSSLCSETRMSDYYKLLSLEHRADVGPADIKRAYRRLALRCHPDVYPPSRRAESTELFLELRRAYETFSDPARKARYDAGMRAGGGGALRRGAGVARDVWESQLCVLRARSD, encoded by the coding sequence ATGAACACGGCCGGCACCATCGTCCCCATGGCGAGATTCCCCAGCCGCAGGATTAACACCACTGCTGCCGTTGGCCGGAGGAGCTGGTGCaaggggatggcggcggcggcggcggcggcggcggcggcagggacgacggcgtcggcgaggtCAAGTCTCTGCTCGGAGACCAGAATGAGCGACTACTACAAGTTGCTGTCGCTGGAGCACCGGGCGGACGTAGGCCCGGCGGACATCAAGCGCGCATACCGGCGGCTGGCGCTGCGGTGCCACCCCGACGTGTACCCGCCGTCGCGGCGCGCCGAGTCCACGGAGCTCTTCCTCGAGCTGCGGCGCGCGTACGAGACGTTCTCCGACCCGGCGCGGAAGGCCCGGTACGACGCCGGCATGAGGgctggcggcgggggcgcgttgAGGCGCGGCGCTGGTGTCGCGAGGGACGTTTGGGAGTCCCAGCTCTGCGTGCTGCGCGCGCGCTCCGATTAA